One window from the genome of Diospyros lotus cultivar Yz01 chromosome 11, ASM1463336v1, whole genome shotgun sequence encodes:
- the LOC127813133 gene encoding probable lipid phosphate phosphatase beta isoform X2, translated as MESKPPPPSSSILNRLIDVDTAVSRHLHSAAQPFFPRSFLKTLEISGDGRLFFPLAASILLSTSAAASSPLLQPLLVDLLLGGLIDLLLVGLIKHLVRRPRPLYNQGMFLTFAVDHWSFPSGHSSRVCFIAAFFCLSSAVIREAVAQLRSAGVEFVDTLFSLVDCDDELVSSLDLRRVLFIG; from the coding sequence ATGGAATCGAAACCGCCACCACCATCTTCGTCAATCCTCAACCGTCTGATCGACGTCGACACCGCCGTCTCTCGTCACCTCCACTCCGCGGCGCAGCCCTTCTTCCCCCGTTCTTTCCTCAAAACGCTTGAAATCTCCGGCGACGGCCGCCTCTTCTTCCCCCTCGCCGCCTCCATCCTTCTGTCTACCTCCGCCGCCGCCTCTTCTCCTCTCCTCCAGCCCCTCCTCGTCGATCTGCTCCTCGGCGGCCTCATTGACCTCCTCCTCGTCGGCCTCATCAAGCACCTCGTCCGCCGCCCTCGCCCCCTCTACAACCAGGGCATGTTCTTGACCTTCGCGGTCGACCACTGGTCCTTCCCCAGCGGCCACTCGTCTAGGGTTTGCTTTATCGCTGCCTTTTTCTGCCTCTCCTCGGCAGTGATTCGTGAAGCCGTGGCTCAATTGAGGTCCGCCGGAGTTGAATTTGTTGATACATTGTTCAGTTTAGTTGATTGTGATGACG
- the LOC127813133 gene encoding probable lipid phosphate phosphatase beta isoform X4, whose translation MESKPPPPSSSILNRLIDVDTAVSRHLHSAAQPFFPRSFLKTLEISGDGRLFFPLAASILLSTSAAASSPLLQPLLVDLLLGGLIDLLLVGLIKHLVRRPRPLYNQGMFLTFAVDHWSFPSGHSSRVCFIAAFFCLSSAVIREAVAQLRSAGVEFVDTLFSLVDCDDVI comes from the coding sequence ATGGAATCGAAACCGCCACCACCATCTTCGTCAATCCTCAACCGTCTGATCGACGTCGACACCGCCGTCTCTCGTCACCTCCACTCCGCGGCGCAGCCCTTCTTCCCCCGTTCTTTCCTCAAAACGCTTGAAATCTCCGGCGACGGCCGCCTCTTCTTCCCCCTCGCCGCCTCCATCCTTCTGTCTACCTCCGCCGCCGCCTCTTCTCCTCTCCTCCAGCCCCTCCTCGTCGATCTGCTCCTCGGCGGCCTCATTGACCTCCTCCTCGTCGGCCTCATCAAGCACCTCGTCCGCCGCCCTCGCCCCCTCTACAACCAGGGCATGTTCTTGACCTTCGCGGTCGACCACTGGTCCTTCCCCAGCGGCCACTCGTCTAGGGTTTGCTTTATCGCTGCCTTTTTCTGCCTCTCCTCGGCAGTGATTCGTGAAGCCGTGGCTCAATTGAGGTCCGCCGGAGTTGAATTTGTTGATACATTGTTCAGTTTAGTTGATTGTGATGACG
- the LOC127812749 gene encoding uncharacterized protein LOC127812749 — protein MHRNHYQAKSRVIGSYIKINFEDVKCIYKSKNIVNDFRKDFGVNISYDKAWRSREKALDMVKGGVEEPFKLLPSYLYMLKLNNPGTITKFKSDSGNRFKYLFMAIGACLVKFRSKMRPIIVIDACFLKGKYLGSLFVITCKDGNNIVYPIAWGVRDSENDTSWEWFFNKLRSAIGDEIPDVENVHALFYKAAKAYRQIKFHEYFNELEQYALAVNTYLKEAGFSLWARAYSNGKIFDIMKTNIAKCLNAVLTDARKLQIQCLMEYIKNMLQQWFYERRGDASKMGGHIASWFEEEIAKKLALS, from the exons ATGCACCGCAATCATTATCAAGCGAAGAGCAGAGTAATTGGttcttatataaaaatcaattttgaggATGTTAAGTGTATTTATAAGTCTAAGAACATTGTCAACGATTTTCGCAAGGACTTTGGGGTCAACATAAGTTATGATAAGGCATGGCGATCGCGGGAAAAGGCTTTGGACATGGTCAAGGGGGGTGTAGAGGAACCATTCAAGTTGCTTCCATCTTATTTGTACATGCTGAAGTTGAATAATCCCGGGactattacaaaattcaaaagtgACAGTGGCAACAGATTCAAGTACCTTTTTATGGCCATTGGTGCATGCCTTGTCAAATTTCGTAGCAAGATGCGGCCCATTATTGTAATCGACGCTTGTTTCCTTAAGGGAAAGTATCTTGGTAGTTTGTTTGTTATCACATGTAAAGACGGTAACAATATTGTTTATCCTATAGCGTGGGGAGTCAGAGATTCCGAGAATGATACCTCATGGGAATGGTTCTTTAATAAATTGCGCTCTGCAATTGGTGATGAGATACCTGATGTG GAAAATGTGCATGCTCTTTTCTATAAGGCTGCGAAGGCTTATcgacaaataaaatttcatgaaTACTTTAATGAGCTCGAGCAATATGCTCTAGCTGTCAATACCTATCTTAAAGAGGCTGGCTTTAGTCTTTGGGCACGTGCATATTCGAATGGCAAGATATTTGATATAATGAAGACAAACATTGCAAAATGCCTCAATGCAGTTCTGACAGATGCACGTAAATTGCAAATTCAATGTTTGATGGAGTATATCAAGAATATGTTGCAACAATGGTTTTATGAGAGACGAGGTGATGCTAGTAAAATGGGTGGTCATATAGCATCTTGGTTTGAGGAAGAAATAGCCAAAAAATTGGCATTATCCTAA
- the LOC127813133 gene encoding probable lipid phosphate phosphatase beta isoform X3, with translation MESKPPPPSSSILNRLIDVDTAVSRHLHSAAQPFFPRSFLKTLEISGDGRLFFPLAASILLSTSAAASSPLLQPLLVDLLLGGLIDLLLVGLIKHLVRRPRPLYNQGMFLTFAVDHWSFPSGHSSRVCFIAAFFCLSSAVIREAVAQLRSAGVEFVDTLFSLVDCDDAGWR, from the coding sequence ATGGAATCGAAACCGCCACCACCATCTTCGTCAATCCTCAACCGTCTGATCGACGTCGACACCGCCGTCTCTCGTCACCTCCACTCCGCGGCGCAGCCCTTCTTCCCCCGTTCTTTCCTCAAAACGCTTGAAATCTCCGGCGACGGCCGCCTCTTCTTCCCCCTCGCCGCCTCCATCCTTCTGTCTACCTCCGCCGCCGCCTCTTCTCCTCTCCTCCAGCCCCTCCTCGTCGATCTGCTCCTCGGCGGCCTCATTGACCTCCTCCTCGTCGGCCTCATCAAGCACCTCGTCCGCCGCCCTCGCCCCCTCTACAACCAGGGCATGTTCTTGACCTTCGCGGTCGACCACTGGTCCTTCCCCAGCGGCCACTCGTCTAGGGTTTGCTTTATCGCTGCCTTTTTCTGCCTCTCCTCGGCAGTGATTCGTGAAGCCGTGGCTCAATTGAGGTCCGCCGGAGTTGAATTTGTTGATACATTGTTCAGTTTAGTTGATTGTGATGACG